The region AATCGGTTTCAGGCACGTCATGATTCCCCTCAGTGCTGGCTACGACGATGGATTTCCCCGACTTTGACAGACCGTATTGTTTTGACAGGTCCACAGTGATGGTCAGGATGTTGCCGTTGACTTTCATGTCGACGTTTTTCATTTATTTCCGCTCCTTCACAATAATAGTATCCGGATACTCGAGGGCATAGATAAAATTCAGGATTTCGCCGTCATTAGCAATAACTTGGCCGGTACTGGTAATTGTAAGAGTTTTTTTGAATTCTGCCCAATTGGTTGATTCCTCGATTTTTAGATATTCCGGAGCGTTCTGCTTAACATAGGATGTTAGTACTTGATTTTTACCGTCTACTTTTTGGCCTGCAATGAAAAACTGGGTGGGTGTTGCTCGGAAATTTACGTCTCCGGATGGCAGTCTGACGGTTTTCTTTTTTCCGTCTAATTGCTGCTCGGCAAACGGACGGAGTAAACTTACTAAATACTCAATAGAACGGTCATTTTCAGACTTTGTTTGCTTCCGCCATGCTTCTACTTTCTCAATGCGATCATCGGCGATTTGGTTGATTTCCTCGTTTTTGGTCTGCAACCGGAGTATTTTACGAACGGCCCAATCAGCTTTTTCCGGAGTATCAATTACAAAAGCTTGTTGGGGCTGATCCGGCATGCCGTCGGCCTGATCGAGATATTGGTCAAGGTTTTCAACTAAACTCATTTATTTCACCCTTTCCTGGCTGATAACTTCATAGATAAAGCCGTTTTGCTCCATGCACTGCCGGACTCTTGCCGCTTGCTGAACTGTGACTGATTTCCCGGTCAGCAGTATCTGCACATCCCACAACGCTGGCGCTGGTGCAGTAGCTGGCTGAAACGGCGGCTGCAATGGCGGCTCTTCCATTCGTGGAGGCGGTGGCATTGGCGGCAATTGCGGCCGCGGTGGTTCTGGTGGCAAATACTCTGGCGAGTATTCCGGTTCAGGCTCCGGAGATGCTGACATGGATCCGTATTCTGACAACTCCAGTACCGGTGGCGGAGCTGCTGCCTTTCGCTCGAGCTCGGCCCGCCTGGTGCATTCTTTGGTAATAATACCGGGAATTTCAGCGAGTCCGGCATTGGCGGTTAAGTGTTGTATATCTTCCGGAGTAAGCGGCGTCTTCAGCATAAATACCTGAGACGTGTTTGCGCAAAGTTGAGTAATCAACTCTGTTTTTTGTCGTTCCAGTTCAGCAGCTTCGTCGTCTTTTCGCTGTCGGGCTAACATGTATTCGACTTCGGTAACAATTTCTTTCCGGACCGCGCCGTCTTTGGCCGTCCGGTTTGTCCACTTCGCCGGAATAACCAGGTTAAAATATTCATCCCTGACGCCGAGATTGGCGGCTGTTTTCCGGCCGAATTCCAAGAGCTCGGTTTCTTTTGCTTTCCGGCGATCTTCCTCATACTGCAGTATCTGCTTCCGGAGTGGCCCTTCAGCCTGCTCGACTATGGCCAACAACTCTTTGACTTGACCTTCAAACTTGTCATAAGGTTCATTGAGTTGTTTTTTGACCTGTTTACGGAATGCATCGATCTTGGCCCGGAGGCCAGCAATCTCTTTCTGAGTATCTTCCATATCTTTAAGGTTGTCTTCAGTGACAACCAGGCCGACGTATTTTTCAATCCGCTGTTGTATGGCTTGTTTGATTTCGGCGAAATTCCAGTCGAATTCCTGAATCAGTGATGTGGTTTTAGGCTCCAGTTCGATCACGGCCGGAGCAGATTCGTTTACGATTTCAGTCGAAACTGTAACTGTTTCGTCATTATCGAGAACGGATTTTGCGTTTTCGCTTACGGTTTCCATTGTTCCGGTGATATCAATTTCTAAGGGGTCAGACAAAATAATCACTCCTATTTATCACCGGGGCCGGAAACGACCCACGCCGGCCCCCGGTAATTAACTTAATCTTTCATGCATACATTTTTATTAACCGGCATATCATATAATAAGAACTCTTGTCTATTATGCAGATCATGAAAACACACGTAACAAGTCAAATCCTTTCCCCGCATATAAAACGTTCTGCCCGGCGTCAGCCATCGGCCGCAGTCCCGGCAGCGGATCTGATGTATGCGCTGCCGTTTCATGTCGCTGTTTGCTCCAATGTTCCCGCCCACAACTGCTCTGCCTCATTCCAGGACATTGCATATCTGGCCGGTAACGCAATACCGATTTTTTTGAGCATTTTACTAAGTTCAATATCACGATATTTTTGCTGTTTAGGCTTTAGGGTAAAGCCTTTTTCTTTTTCTGACGGCGTTACCACCAAATACATCCCTTCTTCTGATAAACCCACACTTACTAAACATGCTACAAATGTTTTACGAATTGCGGCAGGTATTGAAAACCGGCCATCTTCATATACCGTTATCACCGGGTTTGATGACTGCTGACCATAAAACCAGGTAAAACCTTTATAGATTGAGTTTTTAAAATCAGGCGTACGCGAGGTATCAGGGCTTGGTGGCTCAGTCATTAGCTCTGCAATTTTGTCTGGGTCAGTGATGATTTCATCAGGAAGTGGTTCTCTAGCTAACCTTAGCTCTTCGGTAAATTCGTTTGGGAGCTTTGGTGTTTTAGTGACTTCGGCTGGCGCTGGCTCAGGTTCGCAGTTTTTGGCCGTCAAGTTCGAAATTGTGGTTCCCTCTTCAGGCGCTGTTTCAGGTTGTACGCTGGCTTGTTCAACGATAGCCGCTGCCTCTGCCGCCGGATTCACTGCCTCTGGCGTATATGGGTGCAATTTATGATTCCTTAGCCACTTATAAAACTCTGCATCATTTCTAAAGCCATAAAGCCGCTTAATGGTTTGTTTGCGCGTACCGTGGTCAACCATGGCTCGAAAATCTTCCTCTGTGAGGTCTTCCGGTTTTAAGCAAAACGCCTGGTCAAGCGGAATGTTATTTTTCACGCAATGCACTGGATGGTAGCCGGATCGGGGCGGCGCTGGTTGCTGCACGTTCGTCAGTTCGGTTGCGATTCTAGGTTTTGGATATGGCAGCTTATATGAGTTTACAGACTTTCCTGCTGGCATAGTTACACCTTCCTTTTAGACTCAGCTACCTGGCCGCTTATAGAATTCAAACAATCATTGCAAACATTTTTGCCTTTGAAATTGGTGACATCGGCAGCGTTACCACAGAATACACAAGCCGGCTCGTATTTCCGGAGAATGATACGGTCACCATCTACATAAATTTCAAGGGCATCCTTTTCCTCAATATCAAGAGTGCGGCGTAGCTCGATTGGGATAACGACCCGGCCCAGCTCATCGACTCTACGAACAATACCGGTTGATTTCACTGTATTTCCCTCCCATTGACGTTTTTATTTAGGGGTGTTACAATTCAGTTGACAATTATTTTTTCGGTGGCCGTTCTCAGTGGACGGCTTTTTCTTTTTGGGCAGCCAGAAATTCCAAATCTTCGACGAAGAACATACTGCGGGCAAGCTCTCTGCCGCTAAAATCGCCATCGCAAAGCAATTCAATGATACTTTCAAACATCGGAGTCCCTCCTTTCGCGGTGATATTTGTTGTTAGCTTCGATACTGTCATAAACTTCATTCCAGTCGTCTGCCTGTTTGCTAATAGCCAGCATCGCAGCTATAATCAATCCCAGACTGCCGGCCGCCATTGCGACGACGATCAGCCACCACCAGGGTACTGTCATGTCTGTTCACCTCCTTTTGCGTGTACCTTCACGTACGGCTTCTGGCATAACCGATCATCTCTACAGACAAATACCGACCTGCCTTTTGCCATATCATACATATACGTGCCATCAAAGCTTGATAGTTTTTTACCGCACGTAGCGCATGGCCGCTTTTTCTTAGCCATTTTTTACACTTCCTTCCATCCTTTTATGTCTTCACAAACCGGCAAGGCGAATCTTCGTCAAGATATTCAGGCAAATGTCTTACCTCCTTTCATTTCTGCTTTTTGTTCCTGGCGGCCATCCCGCCGGCACATACTGTTTCATGGCCGCTTCCAGCTTGTCCGCAAATCCGGCAGCGGATTTTTTCGGCTTGCCCGGGTACTGCGGCTGGGCTGGCCTGTCACTGGGTTTGGATATCGGTACTGTTTTCACGTCGCATACACCGCCCAGAGACGGCCATGCCGATTTACAATTGCGGTTTCCATCTGCCTGGCCGCTTCCTCGGCTCCGGCATGCGTCGGATACGTCAGGTTTTCACCGTGAGACCGGCAGTGAGCCGCCAGCGATCTGCCTATGTCGGTGATCGGTTCGACGCGGAATTCGGCGCCAGTGGGAACGATCTTGAAATTCATGGGATCAACTCCTTTCTTTGGAAATTTGGAAATTTTATGTTTCCCCAACAAGCTTCACATACTTCACATAGCTTCTCGTCACCGGCCAAGTGCTGGCAGTTCGTGCAAAATTGTTGTTCGGCACAGCTAAAGCATATATCTTGGCCATTGTATTCAACATAGTCGTTGCGATCTTGACACGGATTAAAATCATCGTGACAGATTGCACAGCTAACACGTAGTCCTGCCTGTACCAGGTCATATGCCGGTACTCTTTCGGTATTCGCGTACTGGTCCCACTCTGGTTTGCGGATCACAGTGGGTTCTCCGGAGGTAATGCCTTGGGCTTCGTATCCGGAGTCGTAGAGTTTTTTCAATGCTTTATTTCGGTTTGTCGCGAATATTGGGACCGCGAGACCGGATTCAACGATGAGATAAGCCTTCATTGATGGATTGCCTCCTTGTGGCCAATCTTCGCAGCGGTTCAGGGAAACCGACTCGATACGATGCCTGTTTTTCCAGCCATTCTTCAAAGCCCTTACGAGGAATTATAATGTCTCGGCCATTTTTAAACGCCGGAAATGATGGATCACTCAGGCAAAGCTGACGTATTCGGTTTTCACCAAACGGTGATATTTGTGCTGCCTCTTTCGGCGTTAAAGCAACTTTAAACATCGGTTCCATAATTTATCTCCTCCTAATCTTTACAGGAATTTGTTTCCTCCCTGACGAATTTTGACGGCGAAGGGAGGTGATGATTCGTGCAGATTAATTTGCTTGAAATCATAAAAACATTACCTGTTGATAACTTTACTGATATTGGCTACATAGTTACTTTTAGTAGGATTTTAGAGTATTTGGCTCTTTATCACGGAATGGATAATCAGGACATTTTATGTATCGAACTAAATAAATTGGCGAAAAACAACCTAATAAAAATCCATCACGCTTTTGACAATAATGATGAAACTGATGTAATTATTGGGGTTTCCTTAAAATAAGCCTATTTTTTAAAATTTGCGGCGTAAATCTGCCCGTAGAGAATAATTTCTTTAATGGCGTTTACGTCGTATTTTTTTGAAATTATTTCTAGCGTTTTTAGGATAACTTCGGTCTCCGCTTTGATTTCTGAATACGCTTTACCTGTAAAAAGTGTGTTTACAATCTCCTTGCCCAACAAAAACCGGGCTTGTGCTTCCCCGCTTAAATAAACTGTATTTTCGGCCACCGTCTCACCTCTCGTCTGAATGAAGAATGCGTAAGTTACTCATGTTACGCTCCTTTCTGTTAAACTGTTTTACTTACTTTTTCATCTTTAGCAATTAATTTATGTTGTTTTAGCTTCTCAATAATGTCCGGTAATAGAAATTGAGTAAAAACAGTTATCGGCTGATCGTCAGGGTGTTCGCTTTGTTCAACATGGTGTTCGCCGGTTTTTAGATTGGCGTGGATTGTGATCATGGTGGTTCACCTCGCTTTCTGCCGCCAAGTTATTTTATTGGTTTACGTTGTTTTCAAACTCAAATTCCAAAGTGGTTTGGCCGGATACTGTCTGAAACCGCTTGTTTACCTTTTTGAATGATTTCTCAAGTCCCTTATATTTGCGGAATAAAGTCCGCCTGATTGAATCCAGCTTTTTCTGGTCGGAAGACTTTTCGGTAAACACATATTTCGTTTTTCCGGTTTCATCTTTGGCGGCAAAAATGTTTCGTATGTTATCTTCATCCCGCAAACGGGAAACAATATAAGTTGCCATTCTCTTTTTCCAAGCGTGCATCAAGTCAACCGGGTCCGGTTTGCTGACGTATGTATCAATCAACCCGAATAATTCCTCTTCCGACATATCCGGATTATCACGGTAACAATCGGCTATTCGATCAAAAATACGCTTGTCCAGTTTCATGTTTTCACCACCTTCAGTTTTTTGCATCGTTCAAATGCTTGTTTCAGGTTCGTCAATTCCCGGATTGCATTGTCGCATTCCCGGATATATTGTTCCGGCGTCGCATCGGGAGTACCGGCCAGAAAAATGCGAACCGCTTCGTCAATGTCGCCTACATCCAGCGATGCTGGGGCGCTGATTGCTTCAAAGATTGATACGCAAATATGGTGCTCGCGGTCTACTTGTTTGCAGTATCGAGCGTATTCTTCGTCTGCTGGTTTTGTTGGGCGCGTTAATGGAATGACTTCAGCTGCAGGCGGCTTAACACCGATTCCGGTAGCCGTCCTGTTGGCCAGAAAGTCTTCCATGTCTTTGATTTCTTCATCGTCTAATTCGTCCTGGTCCTCATCTGGCCCGCAGCACTCTTCGCAGTGATCTCCTTCGCAGATGGGACATGGCTTGTACAATTCAAAGTCGCAGTATTTGCAATTGCCGATTGGTTCGGGTTCTGATTTGCGCTCGACATCGTTAAGCTTCGGAATTTCCGACATTAATTGTTTACGTGGGTACTCTCTACCGTCACTGGTAATTAATGTTTGGCATTTCGGAATTTCCGAAATGCTTTCTAGATTTTCTCTGATTACACGGATTGTCTTATCTGACACTCCAGTTTGTTGAGCGTGCCAGTTATCCGCCATATGAGGGCTTTGTCGTAGCGATTGTTCTACCGCTTTCCTGCGCCCGGCCCGGCTTCGCAGTTCAACGATTTCTGCTGGTGTTAATTGCCTGCCAGTTATGTTCAGTTCATATGCCAGATTAATTTTTTGTTCTTCTGTCAAGCCAATTTTGACGATTTTAGGCAAGGCTGGTAACGAAACGCCTTCGGCCTGTAGTTCGTTGTAAATTCGCTGCCGGTGATGACCGTCAATGATATTACCATCTTCATCTGTTATTATTGGAGCGGTTACTCCGCTCTCACGGATGCTATTTTTTAAAGATGCATATTCGGGTGGAGTAAGCGGACGCAATACTTGGTACTTGTTGGTCAATGTTTCACGCTCCTTTCTTGTTGTTTTTACACAACAATATTGATAAAAAAAATATCCTCAACGCTTTTTCCTAATGCCTGTGCAATACGCAACATTACCTGCCCACCGGGTTCTGCTTTTCCATTTTCTATTTCCGATAGATGAGTACGGCTAATTCCAACACTTATAGCTAACTCTTCTTGACTAATTTTGGGATCTGCACTATTTCTGATTTCTGCAATTTTATTCTGCATAATTACACCTCCTTCGACGAATACTTTGTGTTGTTTATGATTTACAATGTAAATTATAAACAACACTTGTCATTTTGTCAAGCATAAACAACAAGACTGTCGAACAATTTTTCTTTATTTTTTGTAAGCTATAGCTTACAATTATTTTAGGTGGTGTTAATTATGATTAACAAGTTAGGCGAATTTGTTAGGACAACGCGAGGCAAAAGATCATTGCGTGAATTTGCAAAACAATGCGGTATTAGTCATACTCATTTAGATAGTATTGAAAAAGGATATGACCCTAGAACAGGTAAAAAAGTAAGTTTAACAATTGAAACTTTAGAAAAACTTGCTAAAGGACTTAATACAGATACTGATTTTTTAGTCAAATTAAGTCTTGACAGTGATAACGGTGTAATATTTCCAAATGCTATTAACAGCAACATTCAATATAAACACTCAGAACCAATTGTAGATCTATCCCCCGGTGCAGGTCCGTTTGACAAAAATGAACTTCTTAACCGATTACTTTCACCTGAAGAAAAAGCGACTTTGGAGCTTGCACGAAAAAATAAATATAGCAATTTAGTTGCTCCTAATTCAAACCAAGATGCATCCTCTTCTAATCCCCTCCCGCCCCTCACCCCCAAAGACGAACGTGAAATCGCCAAAGACCTTGAAGCCATGCTAAACGCTCTCGACGACAAATCCGGTATGGCTGCCTATAACGACCCTGAAGACGAAGAAGATCGGGAACTATTAAGAGCAAGTTTGGAATATTCCATGAGGCTGGCTAAACAACTTGCAAAGAAAAAATTCACTCCTAAAAAATACCGCAAGGAGTAGGTTACCGATGGATACCAAAAAAATTGTCGAAGACTTAATTGGAAAGCACAAAACAAATAATCCATTTATTATCGCAGACAATTTAGGAATCATTGTATTATATCGTAATATGAGAAACACTCTCGGATTCTTTAGTAAATATAAACGTTTTAAGTTTATTCATCTCAATAATAACGTTCCTGAGAAATTACCGAAAGTGCCGTAAAGCCCCTTGCTTCAGCTATGGGGATATAAGGCACAACCTATTGAAAAACTCGATGTTTTTCAATAGGTTTAATTCTTTTGTTTGTATTAGATAGCTAAGTGCGTTATAATACATATATGAACACTAAATTCAAGTCGAACAACAACGTTGTATACTCTTGTAAGTACCATGTAGTCTGGTGTCCCAAGTATCGCAGGAAGGTTTTAGTTGATGATGTAGAACGGCGATTAAAGGAGTTGATTGCAAGTATTTGCGCCGAACGTCAAACAGAAATCATCGAAATAGAAATTATGCCTGACCACGTTCATTTGCTTGTCGAAGTAGACCCGCAATATGGAGTCCATAAACTCATTAAAGAAATTAAAGGTCATACTTCGCGGATACTTCGCAAAGAGTTTAAGCATCTGACAACAAAACTACCTACACTCTGGACAAACAGCTATTTCGTAGCTACTGTAGGCGGTGCGCCACTTTCCGTAATTAAGCAGTATATTGAGAGTCAAAAAACTTCGCAAAGGGGGGTGAAATAGTGCAAATCACCGTCAAAATCAAATTAGAGCCAACTAGAGAACAGAATATCCTTCTTCAAGCAACAACCCAAGAATATATCCGCTTGGTTAACCAAATCGTAGCAGACTTCGTAGAAGCCGATACAACCCTTAAATATACTAGCAAAACCGTTGTTGCAGAGCTTTCTAGTGCAGTAAAAAATCAAGCAATACAAGACGCTAAAAGCGTATTTAAAAAGTATAAAAAGAATGTTCGCACCAATGCCAGATTAAAGCCCGAAGACCAAAAAGAAGTCAGAGTGCCAATTCTTAAAAAACCTGTTGCCATCTGGAACAACCAGAACTATTCTCTGAAAGAAAATGTCCTGTCGTTTCCTGTATTAATTGCCGATAAGTCCAAGCGTATTGAAGTTAAAGTAGTATTGACCGACTACCAACGGGAACGGTTAAACGGCAAACTCGGTAGTCTTCGTATAACGCAAAAATCAGGCAAATACATAGCCCAAATAGCCGTAGAAATGCCCGAACAACAGTCTAAAGGCAACAAAGTTATGGGCGTAGATTTAGGTCTAAAAATCCCTGCCGTAGCCGTTGTAGAAGGCGGTAAGACCAAGTTCGTAGGCAACGGAAGACAAAACAAATTCATCAAAAGAAAACATCATTCCGTGCGCCGTAAGCTCGGTAAGCTAAAGAAACTCAAAGCTATCGAAAAACGCCACAACAAAGAGCAACGTTGGATGAAAGACCAAGACCATAAGATTAGCCGTAAAATAGTCAATTTCGGAAAAGAAAACCAAGTATCCGTTATCCGTCTTGAAAAACTTTCTGGCATACGCCAGACGGCAAGAACAAGCCGTAAAAACGAAAAGAATTTGCATGTCTGGAGTTTTTATCGTTTGGCTCAATATATTGAATACAAAGCAACTCTGGCTGGAATTAAAGTTGAGTATGTTAATCCAAAACATACAAGCCAGAAATGCCCGAAATGTGGAGAACTCAACAAAGCCAACGACAGAAAATACAAGTGCGGTTGCGGATACAAAGCCCATCGGGATAGAGTTGGAGCAATTAATATCATGTCCGCAACTGTGGCAGATGGTGTAGCATAAGCGATAGTCTGCCAGCCCTGGGAGCTAATACGCTCTGCCCAGGGACGGGCTAATGGCATAGCCCTGAACTTGGGGTCATACTCCGATACCAGAAATGGACTTCGGTTTAATCACCTAAGAATCCCCTGCCTTTAGGCATGGGGAGTGTCAAAACAGTTTGTTTGCGGTCATGAGTTAGGACATGCCATCAAGCATTCTGATATGAATACGCCCTTTTTAAAACGTCATACATTATTTTCAACCGATAAGATAGAGCGGCAAGCCAATACCTTCGCAGTAGAACTTTTACTGCCTGATGAAATACTGCGAGAGTATTCCGATTGCAGCCTTTATAATATAGCCAAAAACGTAGGTATACCAGATAAGCTTATTGACTTAAAAACTCTTCCCATCTTGCGCTGAAGTAGTAATTACGCGAGTTGCGGTTCAACCGGAATTTTAGACAAAAAAAGACTGCCTAGTGTTGGCGCACTCGCAATATAATTTATAAAGGACTGGTTATTATGACTACCCGTATCCGTGCCGTAATTTCAGCTAGGTACTCGTCAGACAAGCAACATGACACCAGTATCGAAGCCCAACTCGCTGCCTGTAGGGCTTACGCCCAGCGCAAAGGCTATCTAATCGTACATGAATACATTGACCGCGCCGAATCCGGTCGTTTTGATGACAGGCCCGCATACCAGCAAATGATGGCTGACGCCAAAAAACGTCTTTTTGACGTTGTTATTTTTCACAAGGTTGACCGCAATGCCCGAAATGAATACGATTATTATTTTTATAAAGGTCAACTTCGAAAAAATAATATTCGCATTGAATATGCCGAACAGAACTTTGATGATACCCCTGAAGGCCAAATGATGGAGAATATGGTTGTTGGTATGTCGGCTTATTATAGCCGCAACCTGGCGCGCGAAACCATGAAGGTACTGACCTTAAAGGCAAATCGCGCCGAATTCAACGGCGGTACTCCCCCATTTGGGTATTCCGTTGAAAACAAAAAATATGTGATCAATGAGCAAGAAGCTTTGGCGGTCAAAAAAATATTTGATATGTTCCTGCAGGGTGCTGGTTATAGTGCCATTTGTGACTGGCTGACCGCTCATGGATTTCGAACTAGGCGCGGCCGATATTTTGGGAAAAACTCGTTACATGATCTTCTCAAAAATGAAAAATATATTGGAGTATATGTATATGGCAAGGTACAGCGTGATTTCGACGGAAAACGAAGTGTTGCTGCTACCAATAACGAAAAAATAATTCGTCATGAAAATGCCTTGCCAGCCATTATAGACGATGAAACTTTCAGGAGGGTACAAGATATCATGAACAAGAGGAAAAACTCAGGACGACAATATCATGAGCGCACGGTAACGTACTTGCTAACCGGTTTAGTTACTTGTTCTTATTGTGGCTGCAAAATGATCGGTACCAAGGTAAAAAATGGCCAATACTATTATTATCGCTGTAATAAAAAAGAGAGGCATGCCGATGCTGGCAAATGCCCCACTCCGATGATTCCAAAAGATGAATTAGAGAATTTGATTTTAAGCGAAATTTACGATCGTCTGCTTAACCCCGAAGCTTTGCCTATTTTGATTAAAGATATTAACGAACAGATTAACCGGCAGTGCGAAAAGAATCATAAACTAATTGATAAATTGCAGGCAGAGGAAAAATCATTGCTGAAAAAACTAGACGGATTTTATAATGTAATCGAAGAAACAGGCAAGATAGATCCTTTTGACCGGGAACGCATGCAGCAGACTAAAGACCGCATTACTGCTGTGCGTGAGCAGCTGGTATCCACCTGCATGCAGACTGAGAACATTTCCGTACCAGAGTCTATGATCCGTGAAGTTATCCAAGATTGGTCCCTAGCCATAAGAGAAAAAGACCCGGACAGAGTCCAGGCCATGTTGCAAAATGTGGTAAATAAAGTTGTCGTAAATCCCGATTATTCTGTAGTAATCCAGCTTAAAATAGTTTGCTTAGAATTGGTGCCGAGGACCGGAATCGAACCGGTACGGGTGTTTCCACCCGACGGATTTTAAGTCCGTTGCGTCTGCCTGTTCCGCCACCCCGGCATATTATTAGTATTATATAAAATAAAACCACTGGTACGTGGCTCATTTTTTTAAATGGAGGCGGCACCCAGATTTGAACTGGGGAATAAAGGTTTTGCAGACCTCTGCCTTACCACTTGGCTATGCCGCCATTTTTTATGGAGCGGAAAACGAGATTCGAACTCGCGACCCTCGCCTTGGCAAGGCGATGCTCTACCACTGAGCTACTTCCGCATAGATGGTGCCTCAGGGCAGAATCGAACTGCCGACACGAGGATTTTCAGTCCTCTGCTCTACCGACTGAGCTACCGAGGCGAATTAATTACATGGCGACCCGGAAGGGACTTGAACCCTCGATCTCCGCCGTGACAGGGCGGCATGTTAACCACTACACCACCGGGCCGCTTAACAAATCGCATTATCTAGTATACTGCATTCATCACTTAATGTCAATACTTTTTTTCATTCATAGTTTCACACTAGATATGCCTCTTACGACGAAATTCATTATATCGTAATATTGAAAAACCGTCAAGTGCATTAGTAAATTAGATGTGATTAGTAAATTAGATTTATTAAGCGAGAACTTTGTTTATTGTTTCTTCTATCTGTTCTGAATCAAAAGGTTTGACGATAAAGCTTGATGCTCCGGCTTTTATAGCATCGGTAATAATCTCACGTTGACCAATAGCCGTCACCATGATAATCCGGGCCAGAGGATCTTCATCATGAATATGCTTTACCGCCTGAATTCCGTCCATGACCGGCATAGTAATATCCATAGTGACCAAATCTGGCTTGTGTTGGCGATATAATTGTACTGCCTGTTTCCCATCACCGGCTTCAGCAATTACTTCATGCCCCTTATCCGTAAGCAGCTTTTTCAACATCATGCGCATGAACGCTGAATCATCGCAAACTAAAATTTTCGCCATTAAATAACCTCCTTGCTAAGCGTTCACCTGATTTATTCCCTGTAACTTTAACCGTAAGTCTTCAAGAGTGGCAGATAAACCGACCTTTAACTTTTCTTCGAGATCAGGCAATGTTTTAGCGTCGAAGTCAGCCGTCATGACCGGCGTCCGCCTGAGCCGTATTTCGCCAAAAAATTCATCTCGGAATATATTATAATTTACATTCAAATTACTTTCTGTAATAAAATCGCTGTAATCTATTATAACATAAGACCCGTTTAGCGCCTTGACAGGTTGTGCAGGACTTATAAACA is a window of Sporomusaceae bacterium ACPt DNA encoding:
- the cheY_3 gene encoding Chemotaxis protein CheY — its product is MAKILVCDDSAFMRMMLKKLLTDKGHEVIAEAGDGKQAVQLYRQHKPDLVTMDITMPVMDGIQAVKHIHDEDPLARIIMVTAIGQREIITDAIKAGASSFIVKPFDSEQIEETINKVLA
- a CDS encoding IS200/IS605 family transposase ISClte2, with protein sequence MQITVKIKLEPTREQNILLQATTQEYIRLVNQIVADFVEADTTLKYTSKTVVAELSSAVKNQAIQDAKSVFKKYKKNVRTNARLKPEDQKEVRVPILKKPVAIWNNQNYSLKENVLSFPVLIADKSKRIEVKVVLTDYQRERLNGKLGSLRITQKSGKYIAQIAVEMPEQQSKGNKVMGVDLGLKIPAVAVVEGGKTKFVGNGRQNKFIKRKHHSVRRKLGKLKKLKAIEKRHNKEQRWMKDQDHKISRKIVNFGKENQVSVIRLEKLSGIRQTARTSRKNEKNLHVWSFYRLAQYIEYKATLAGIKVEYVNPKHTSQKCPKCGELNKANDRKYKCGCGYKAHRDRVGAINIMSATVADGVA